A genomic segment from Colletotrichum higginsianum IMI 349063 chromosome 5, whole genome shotgun sequence encodes:
- a CDS encoding Acyl-CoA thioesterase II, whose protein sequence is MASGRSTIIRPPPDDPNKAPIENVLEVTELGVLGPDIFTNTRQPWHPPGARGIFGGAVIAQCLASAQKTVPNDFFIHSCHCYFLLAGSSEIPILFHVERVRDGRSFATRTVQARQRGRCIFTTTVSFVKEGSGGEKQVRHAAPLPEGVRPPPAEWNGEPEWNTHSPFQTHRISMVGADEGKRLDEIKSHNWVRARGRISVSGGHQAHLNALAYMSDSYFIGTVGRIHKLWRFPFKPEEFDDLPPEMKEQVERLNEFEGNNEPGGMEYWKTRPHLGMMVSLDHSIYFHEPRRVRADEWMFTEMESPWSGDGRGVVLQKIFASDGTLLATCVQEGLIRLKQEEDDEKEPKSKL, encoded by the exons ATGGCCAGCGGAAGATCCACGATCAtcaggccgccgcccgatGACCCCAACAAGGCACCGATCGAGAACGTCTTGGAGGTGACGGAGCTCGGTGTGCTTGGTCCG GACATCTTCACCAACACGCGCCAACCGTGGCACCCGCCCGGCGCCCGGGGCAtcttcggcggcgccgttATCGCCCAGTGCCTCGCATCCGCGCAGAAGACGGTCCCCAACGACTTCTTCATCCATTCGTGCCACTGCTACTTCCTCCTCGCGGGCTCCTCCGAGATCCCCATCCTGTTCCACGTGGAACGTGTGCGCGACGGCCGCTCCTTCGCGACGCGCACCGTGCAGGCCCGCCAGCGCGGGCGGTGCATCTTCACGACGACCGTCTCGTTTGTCAAggagggcagcggcggcgagaagcaGGTCCGCCACGCCGCGCCGCTGCCCGAGGGCGTGAGGCCGCCTCCCGCCGAGTGGAACGGCGAGCCCGAGTGGAACACGCACTCGCCCTTCCAGACGCACCGCATCTCTAtggtcggcgccgacgagggcaaAAGGCTCGACGAGATCAAGAGCCACAACTGggtgcgcgcgcgcggccGCATCTCGGTCAGCGGCGGCCACCAGGCCCACCTCAACGCCCTGGCCTATATGTCGGACAGCTACTTCATTGGCACCGTCGGCCGCATCCACAAACTGTGGAGGTTCCCCTTCAAGCCCGAGGAGTTCGACGACCTGCCGCCCGAGATGAAGGAGCAGGTCGAGAGGCTGAACGAGTTTGAGGGCAACAACGAGCCCGGCGGCATGGAGTACTGGAAGACGCGCCCGCACCTGGGCATGATGGTCAGCCTCGACCACTCCATCTACTTCCACGAGCCGAGGCGCGTGAGGGCCGACGAGTGGATGTTCACCGAGATGGAGAGCCCCTggagcggcgacggcagggGTGTCGTGCTGCAGAAGATTTTCGCGAGCGACGGGACGCTGTTGGCGACCTGCGTCCAGGAG GGCCTCATCCGGTTAaagcaggaggaggacgacgagaaggaaCCCAAGTCTAAGTTGTGA
- a CDS encoding Calcium/calmodulin-dependent protein kinase type 1B — protein sequence MPPHSDLVQESRLETSFSLNSTRHIFYERGTSGRDRRVRLKERWKRQKRLGQGAYGTVWLEKCDRPARPNGPTVRAVKEIPFDSTTADDIDYHLELEAVMKFSQQRVMATHLTSLPAGDKSRQIYTDFGWQYLPSFVQSFGWFDTPEAIFITMEYVPNGDLQKYLANPIPEDEAKVIACQLAEGLRHMHHNGFTHRDLKPGVCSHPAPIWGLF from the coding sequence ATGCCTCCCCATTCCGATCTGGTACAGGAGTCTAGGCTTGAGACTTCATTCTCTCTAAACTCCACACGACACATATTCTACGAACGAGGCACTTCGGGCCGCGACAGGAGGGTACGGTTGAAAGAACGATGGAAGCGGCAGAAGAGACTGGGACAAGGCGCTTACGGGACAGTTTGGCTGGAAAAATGCGACCGACCTGCGCGGCCGAACGGTCCGACGGTCAGGGCGGTCAAGGAGATCCCGTTCGATTCCACGACGGCTGACGATATCGACTACCACCTGGAGCTAGAGGCCGTCATGAAGTTCTCTCAGCAACGCGTAATGGCTACCCATCTTACCTCTCTTCCCGCAGGAGACAAATCGAGACAAATTTATACTGACTTTGGGTGGCAGTACCTCCCGTCCTTCGTCCAGTCCTTTGGCTGGTTTGATACTCCGGAAGCAATATTCATCACCATGGAATACGTCCCCAACGGAGACCTGCAGAAGTACCTGGCAAACCCTATacccgaggacgaggcgaaGGTCATTGCCTGTCAACTTGCGGAAGGACTTCGTCACATGCACCACAACGGCTTCACGCACAGAGATCTCAAGCCAGGGGTATGCTCTCACCCGGCTCCTATTTGGGGTCTATTCTAA